The following proteins come from a genomic window of Ictalurus furcatus strain D&B chromosome 12, Billie_1.0, whole genome shotgun sequence:
- the LOC128615745 gene encoding caspase-8-like, whose product QLHLAREEIQENFPDLEKRFNPPPTSHNQDNPVEAASEVDDCYPVTRRPLGHCLIINNHTFEKTSGLNNRRGTDADRDALTEVFQRMHFIVDERRDLLSSHIQNTVIEFAMKDHSRMDVFVCCILSHGEKGAVLGTDGESVAIRDLTQLISGSLTLRGKPKVFFIQACQGTELQKGVWLQDGFEDDGNEDNAKKANLTRVPLGADFLIGMATVESYKSFRHTIKGCIYIQELCKHLKDCCPKKEDILSILTKVNRSVSAQELNNHKQVPEPRYTLTKKLVLPMD is encoded by the exons CAACTTCATCTTGCA CGAGAAGAGATTCAGGAAAATTTCCCCGACTTGGAGAAACGTTTCAACCCCCCACCTACATCACACAACCAGG ATAATCCAGTCGAAGCAGCCAGTGAG GTGGATGACTGTTATCCTGTGACCCGGCGGCCTTTAGGACACTGTCTGATTATTAACAACCACACATTTGAAAAGACTAGCGGACTCAACAATAGGAGAGGGACGGACGCAGATAGAG atgcacttaCTGAAGTTTTCCAGAGAATGCATTTCATAGTGGACGAGAGAAGAGATCTTTTAAGTTCACACATTCAGAACACTGTGATCGAGTTCGCAATGAAGGACCACTCCAGAATGGATGTCTTCGTGTGCTGCATTCTCTCACATGGTGAGAAGGGTGCCGTGTTAGGGACTGACGGCGAATCTGTCGCGATCCGTGATCTCACTCAGCTGATTTCCGGAAGCTTGACACTCAGGGGCAAGCCCAAAGTCTTCTTCATCCAGGCGTGTCAAGGCACTGAGCTGCAGAAGggtgtgtggttgcaagatggATTTGAAGATGATGGGAATGAGGACAATGCTAAAAAAGCCAATCTCACCCGTGTCCCTCTTGGAGCAGACTTCCTGATTGGGATGGCAACTGTGGAGTCCTACAAGTCTTTCCGTCACACAATAAAAGGATGCATTTACATCCAGGAGTTGTGCAAACACCTGAAGGATTGCTGCCCCAA AAAAGAAGACATCCTGTCAATTCTGACGAAGGTGAACCGCAGCGTGAGCGCCCAAGAGTTAAATAATCACAAGCAGGTGCCGGAGCCTCGCTACACTCTTACCAAGAAACTGGTGCTACCCATGGACTGA